In Bacillus sp. Cs-700, one genomic interval encodes:
- a CDS encoding carbohydrate ABC transporter permease, which produces MKKKKKGFSKPLLYTVLIIYAVITFIPFIWAISSSFKPLPEIVSGELSLIPKDFTLDNYTELFKQEPLFFRWMLNSLFVTGSMVILNLIFNSMAGYALARIKFSGQKVWFFLILAVLMIPGQVTMIPSYLILKSFGWLNTYQGLIVPGMVNATFIFMMRQFFINFPKELEEAAQMDGLSRIGTFFRIVLPLAKPALAAQAVFTFMAGWNDFMRPLIVMSDKEMFTLTLGLNAFKGQYISFWNYIMAASTLMTIPSLLIYAFFNRFFIKGVTFTGGK; this is translated from the coding sequence TTGAAGAAGAAGAAGAAAGGATTTTCGAAACCTCTTTTATATACCGTCTTAATCATCTACGCGGTTATCACGTTTATCCCATTTATTTGGGCGATCTCTTCCTCATTTAAACCGCTTCCTGAAATTGTTTCTGGTGAGCTTTCGCTTATCCCGAAGGATTTTACTCTAGATAACTACACGGAACTATTTAAACAGGAGCCTTTGTTTTTTAGATGGATGTTAAATAGTTTGTTTGTAACAGGATCGATGGTTATCCTAAACCTTATCTTTAACTCGATGGCTGGGTATGCATTAGCCCGGATTAAATTCTCAGGTCAGAAGGTCTGGTTCTTCCTTATCCTTGCTGTCCTAATGATTCCTGGACAGGTAACGATGATTCCGAGCTATTTAATTTTGAAATCATTTGGATGGCTTAATACGTATCAAGGATTGATTGTTCCTGGCATGGTGAATGCAACCTTTATTTTCATGATGCGCCAGTTCTTTATTAATTTCCCTAAAGAACTAGAAGAGGCAGCTCAAATGGACGGACTTAGCAGAATCGGAACCTTTTTTAGGATTGTCCTTCCTCTTGCCAAGCCAGCTCTAGCTGCACAGGCTGTTTTTACGTTTATGGCAGGATGGAATGATTTTATGCGCCCTCTTATCGTTATGTCAGATAAAGAGATGTTTACGTTAACGCTCGGGTTAAATGCGTTTAAAGGTCAATACATTAGCTTCTGGAATTACATTATGGCGGCTTCTACGTTGATGACGATCCCCTCTTTATTAATATACGCTTTCTTTAATCGATTTTTTATTAAAGGAGTTACTTTTACAGGTGGAAAATGA